The following proteins are encoded in a genomic region of Lachnospiraceae bacterium KM106-2:
- a CDS encoding alkaline serine protease: MEDSQDKRFIQLIVKSQKLEDVMKQLQGKATIKYKLPMIHSYVLEVEARPAKVLLESVEDSNDVVFEMDTKLKAQMKRANEIIHSDFAHKQGILGTGVGVAILDTGIYLHPDLTFGGNRVLVFKDFVNGRRTPYDDNGHGTHVAGIVGGNGHESNGEYSGVAPDCNIIALKVLNHKGNGNVSDVLAALQWVIDHKEEYNIRIVNISVGTTSNDGIDEESLLVKGVNAVWDAGVVVVVAAGNNGPKPKSISTPGISRKVITVGASDDDIPVEISGGKSSDYSGRGPTFNCIKKPDLVAPGSNIVSCNVQRNSFSLFAQKHNNSMYTTKSGTSMATPIVSGAVALLLSKYPEMTPQEVKIRFKMSSTDLGEVWSKQGWGLLNVKEMLR, encoded by the coding sequence ATGGAGGATAGTCAAGACAAACGTTTTATTCAGCTTATCGTTAAGAGCCAGAAGTTAGAAGACGTTATGAAGCAGTTGCAGGGAAAAGCAACGATCAAATATAAATTACCAATGATCCATTCCTATGTACTTGAAGTTGAAGCAAGACCAGCCAAAGTGCTGTTAGAATCAGTAGAAGATAGTAATGATGTAGTCTTTGAAATGGATACTAAATTAAAAGCGCAGATGAAGCGTGCGAACGAGATCATTCATTCTGATTTTGCTCATAAACAGGGGATTCTAGGTACAGGAGTTGGAGTCGCAATTTTGGATACAGGGATCTACCTGCATCCGGACCTTACTTTTGGCGGTAATCGGGTTTTAGTATTCAAAGATTTCGTAAATGGAAGGCGTACTCCGTATGATGATAATGGTCATGGCACCCATGTCGCTGGTATCGTTGGCGGTAATGGGCATGAGTCAAATGGAGAGTATTCAGGTGTTGCGCCAGATTGTAACATTATCGCTTTAAAAGTGTTAAACCATAAAGGAAATGGAAATGTCTCAGATGTATTGGCAGCCCTCCAATGGGTGATCGATCATAAAGAAGAATACAATATCCGTATCGTTAATATTTCAGTCGGAACGACATCCAATGATGGAATTGATGAGGAGTCCCTTCTTGTTAAAGGAGTCAATGCCGTCTGGGATGCTGGTGTAGTCGTTGTTGTGGCAGCCGGTAATAATGGCCCAAAACCAAAGAGTATCTCTACTCCGGGAATCAGCCGAAAGGTGATCACAGTAGGGGCATCTGATGATGATATACCAGTTGAGATCAGTGGAGGAAAGAGCAGTGATTATTCGGGAAGAGGGCCTACGTTTAATTGTATCAAGAAACCCGACTTAGTCGCTCCCGGCTCTAACATTGTTTCTTGCAATGTACAGCGTAATTCTTTTAGTCTCTTCGCGCAAAAACACAACAACTCCATGTATACGACAAAAAGTGGAACTTCCATGGCAACGCCGATCGTATCGGGAGCAGTGGCCCTACTTCTATCTAAGTATCCGGAGATGACACCACAGGAGGTGAAGATAAGGTTTAAGATGAGTAGCACGGATCTGGGAGAAGTGTGGAGTAAGCAAGGTTGGGGATTGTTGAATGTGAAGGAAATGTTGAGATAA
- a CDS encoding transcriptional regulator, PadR family, which yields MLYNLFQEVIIIQAEISSDLIRGHIDTIILSLLCEKDSYGYEIIKSIQDKSDQLYTLKEPSLYTSLKRLEKAGNITSYWGDETQGGRRKYYSITPEGKAVYEKYVEEWKIAKEIISKLIERG from the coding sequence ATGTTATACAATTTATTTCAGGAGGTGATTATTATCCAAGCAGAAATCAGCAGTGATCTGATCCGTGGTCATATCGACACGATCATCCTAAGCCTTTTATGTGAGAAAGACAGCTATGGATACGAGATCATCAAATCAATCCAAGATAAAAGTGATCAACTATATACATTAAAAGAACCATCCCTCTACACAAGTCTAAAACGACTTGAGAAGGCAGGAAATATTACATCCTACTGGGGCGATGAGACGCAAGGCGGCCGTAGAAAATACTATTCCATTACACCGGAAGGCAAAGCAGTCTATGAAAAGTATGTAGAAGAATGGAAAATTGCCAAAGAAATCATATCAAAATTAATAGAAAGGGGCTAA
- a CDS encoding membrane-associated protein, translating into MSDLTATNCGGSCGCGCDGGSNWCFIIIILLFCCGGCGGNGFGGCGNDCGNNGFGGGCSCIIWIILLLCCCGNGNNGCGCGNGCGNGFC; encoded by the coding sequence ATGAGTGATTTAACTGCAACTAACTGTGGTGGAAGCTGTGGCTGTGGATGCGACGGAGGATCTAACTGGTGTTTTATTATTATAATTCTTCTTTTCTGCTGTGGCGGATGCGGCGGTAACGGCTTTGGCGGCTGCGGTAATGACTGCGGTAACAACGGCTTTGGCGGTGGATGTTCATGCATTATCTGGATTATCCTTCTTCTTTGCTGCTGTGGTAACGGCAATAATGGCTGTGGATGTGGCAATGGCTGCGGAAATGGTTTCTGCTAA
- a CDS encoding chorismate synthase, with product MAGSVFGNLFQISTWGESHGKGIGVVVDGCPAGLTIDESIIQTYLNRRKPGASKYATPRKESDQVEILSGIFEGKTTGTPISMLVRNESQRSKDYSEIASYYRPGHADYTFDAKYGFRDYRGGGRSSGRETIGRVAGGAVALELLKTLGIHITAYTKSIGPVVIDPSRFDQQEIQNNVLCMPDAVAAKEASLYLDQMLKEQDSVGGIIECVISGMPAGIGEPVFDKLDALLAQAIMSIGAVKGIEIGDGFAVSSHLGSNNNDSFFYDEEKVLHKRSNHAGGILGGISDGSDIILRAAIKPTPSIYKTQETVNKEQNNIDINIKGRHDPIIVPRAVVVVEAMTALTITDLLFRNMTATLDGIEQFYHKK from the coding sequence ATGGCTGGATCAGTCTTTGGTAATCTGTTTCAAATTTCTACTTGGGGAGAATCCCACGGAAAAGGTATTGGTGTTGTGGTTGATGGTTGTCCTGCTGGTTTAACAATTGATGAATCGATCATTCAAACTTATTTAAATCGCAGAAAACCTGGCGCTTCAAAATATGCAACTCCTCGTAAGGAATCTGATCAAGTAGAAATCTTATCTGGTATCTTTGAAGGGAAAACGACCGGAACCCCTATTTCTATGCTAGTACGAAATGAATCCCAGCGTTCCAAAGATTATTCAGAGATAGCATCCTATTACCGACCTGGACATGCCGACTATACCTTCGACGCCAAATATGGTTTCCGAGATTATCGTGGTGGCGGCCGCTCCTCTGGGCGAGAAACGATTGGACGAGTTGCTGGTGGCGCAGTTGCACTTGAATTACTAAAGACTCTTGGTATTCACATAACCGCCTATACCAAATCAATTGGACCAGTTGTTATCGATCCCTCTCGTTTTGATCAACAAGAAATTCAAAATAATGTCCTTTGTATGCCTGACGCGGTTGCAGCCAAAGAAGCATCTCTTTATTTAGACCAGATGCTAAAAGAACAAGATAGCGTAGGCGGTATCATAGAATGTGTGATTTCCGGAATGCCGGCAGGAATTGGAGAACCTGTCTTTGATAAACTAGACGCTCTCCTTGCTCAGGCCATTATGAGTATTGGCGCTGTAAAAGGCATTGAGATCGGCGATGGCTTTGCTGTCAGCAGCCATCTTGGTTCTAATAATAATGATAGCTTTTTCTATGATGAAGAGAAGGTACTTCATAAAAGATCAAATCATGCTGGCGGTATTCTTGGTGGAATTAGTGATGGTTCTGATATCATCTTAAGAGCTGCGATCAAGCCGACTCCATCCATTTATAAAACCCAAGAGACCGTAAATAAAGAGCAAAATAATATTGATATTAATATTAAAGGAAGACACGACCCAATTATTGTGCCACGAGCGGTCGTTGTCGTAGAAGCTATGACTGCTTTAACGATCACTGACTTACTCTTTCGCAATATGACTGCCACGCTAGATGGCATTGAACAATTTTATCATAAGAAATAG
- a CDS encoding beta-galactosidase has translation MRKIKELRRAMIVSGMMLASIAMMNQNNRAQAAGNIAINQANFPDENFRKYVSDEIDIDKNKVLSETEINKVKSIGFLDTVEIKDLTGVENFTELTELNCSGKQLKKLDVRKLTKLERLYCDQNELTELKIDGLSQLVGLDCYENQLTELDLTGVTGLIDLYCYDNKLQKLDVTGATNLAVLGCADNELTSLQINGLNRVTILSCENNNLTELSTNGLTKLDNFNCEYNEIEKLDLTESRELKSINCSNNKLTELKVTELSLLKELDCYNNELKELPLTGVVQLENLYCNNNQLQNLDLENLTQLRMLNCGDNELTTLDITGSKQMTGIYCYGNQLKELDVTGFKQLIYLSCERNEITQLNLEQSTKLTHLSCSDNKITELDLSNLTQLTELYCNSNNLEQLQIENLRELTRVACYWNQINTLKVTNLSQLAILQCDKALAIKGLSKKTVVYRYGDRPEEVPEVPPVEEPAGPTENDTVIEPSNPSSPAEEVTDSKKEEVTSPSEETVVTPPTNQQTAPNVDPVLPPVTEQPIIQQQPTNTAPVIQSIAKCKVAKVKNQAYTGKVRKPSVKVSNGSTVLVAGKDYKLSYKNNKKTGKATITIKGIGAYNGTKKVTFYIVPKKVTVSKVKSAKKKTATITWKKATGASGYQVLYATKKKGKYKVAGTTTKNNLTIKKLKSGKKLYIKVRAYKKVGKKKVYGSYSAIKNVKVK, from the coding sequence ATGAGAAAGATAAAAGAATTAAGAAGGGCAATGATAGTCTCAGGAATGATGTTGGCAAGCATTGCAATGATGAATCAAAATAATAGAGCGCAAGCGGCAGGAAATATAGCAATTAATCAGGCAAATTTCCCAGATGAGAATTTTAGAAAGTATGTAAGTGATGAAATAGATATAGATAAAAATAAAGTGTTGTCAGAGACTGAAATCAATAAGGTTAAGAGTATCGGATTTCTTGATACGGTAGAAATAAAAGACTTAACTGGAGTAGAGAACTTTACAGAACTGACTGAATTGAATTGTAGTGGAAAACAGCTAAAGAAATTAGATGTAAGAAAACTAACGAAATTAGAAAGATTGTACTGCGATCAAAATGAATTAACAGAACTGAAGATAGATGGCCTTAGTCAATTGGTCGGATTAGATTGCTATGAGAATCAATTGACGGAATTGGATCTCACAGGAGTGACTGGGCTGATCGATCTATATTGTTATGATAATAAGCTTCAAAAATTAGATGTAACTGGAGCAACGAATCTAGCAGTATTAGGATGTGCAGATAATGAACTTACTAGCTTACAGATCAATGGATTAAATCGAGTAACGATTCTTAGCTGTGAGAATAATAACCTAACAGAGCTATCAACAAATGGTTTGACGAAGTTAGATAATTTTAATTGTGAATATAACGAAATTGAGAAACTAGATTTAACAGAAAGTAGAGAATTAAAAAGTATTAATTGCAGCAATAATAAGCTTACTGAATTAAAGGTAACGGAGTTATCTCTATTAAAGGAATTAGATTGTTATAATAATGAATTAAAAGAGCTTCCATTAACGGGAGTTGTTCAGTTAGAAAACTTATATTGCAATAATAATCAATTACAGAATTTAGATTTAGAGAATCTCACACAATTAAGAATGCTCAATTGTGGGGATAATGAGTTAACTACATTAGATATCACTGGTTCGAAACAAATGACAGGAATCTATTGCTATGGAAATCAGCTCAAAGAATTAGATGTAACCGGTTTCAAACAGTTAATTTATCTTAGTTGTGAGCGAAATGAAATTACACAATTGAACTTAGAGCAATCTACTAAGCTTACTCATTTATCTTGCAGTGATAATAAGATAACAGAACTAGATCTTAGTAATTTGACTCAACTTACTGAATTATATTGTAATAGTAATAACTTAGAACAATTACAAATAGAAAATTTACGTGAATTGACAAGAGTAGCCTGCTATTGGAATCAGATAAATACATTAAAAGTTACGAATCTTAGTCAGTTAGCAATTTTACAATGTGATAAAGCATTGGCGATCAAAGGACTTTCTAAAAAGACGGTCGTATATCGTTATGGAGATAGACCGGAAGAGGTACCAGAAGTACCTCCAGTTGAAGAACCAGCAGGCCCTACAGAAAATGATACCGTGATCGAACCAAGTAACCCATCATCACCAGCTGAAGAGGTAACGGATTCGAAAAAAGAGGAAGTAACAAGTCCATCTGAGGAAACAGTCGTAACGCCACCAACAAATCAGCAGACAGCACCAAATGTAGATCCTGTTTTACCACCTGTAACGGAACAGCCGATCATTCAACAGCAGCCAACGAATACGGCTCCAGTAATTCAGAGCATTGCAAAGTGTAAAGTTGCCAAAGTGAAAAATCAAGCTTATACCGGTAAAGTACGAAAACCATCGGTAAAAGTAAGCAATGGAAGTACGGTATTAGTAGCAGGAAAAGATTATAAACTTTCATATAAAAATAATAAGAAAACAGGAAAAGCGACGATTACGATCAAAGGTATTGGAGCTTATAATGGAACAAAGAAAGTAACCTTCTATATTGTTCCAAAGAAGGTAACAGTATCTAAAGTAAAGAGTGCTAAAAAGAAAACAGCAACGATCACTTGGAAGAAAGCAACAGGTGCTTCCGGCTATCAAGTATTGTATGCAACAAAGAAAAAAGGTAAATATAAAGTAGCGGGAACCACAACAAAGAATAATCTTACGATAAAAAAATTAAAGAGTGGAAAGAAACTATATATTAAAGTAAGAGCTTATAAAAAAGTAGGCAAGAAAAAGGTATATGGATCTTATAGTGCGATCAAAAATGTAAAAGTAAAATAG